A genomic region of Oncorhynchus mykiss isolate Arlee chromosome 2, USDA_OmykA_1.1, whole genome shotgun sequence contains the following coding sequences:
- the commd4 gene encoding COMM domain-containing protein 4, producing MRFRFCGDLDCPDWVLAEISTLAKISSVKMKLLCVQVLMDLLGEGIDYDKVSKLTADAKFENGDIKASVAVLTFILSSAAKHDVDSESLSSELQQLGLPKEHTTGLCKSYEDKHILLQEKLRESSLRLGRLDVVSWRVDYTLSSSELQEVNEPTVKLCLQTQGAETGHTETTIVSVSADKFRVLLTELKQAQAMMNALQ from the exons ATG AGATTCCGGTTTTGTGGGGATTTGGACTGCCCAGACTGGGTTCTTGCCGAAATCAGCACTTTGGCGAAAATC TCAAGTGTGAAGATGAAACTCCTCTGTGTCCAGGTGTTGATGGATCTGCTGGGAGAGGGTATTGAT TATGACAAAGTTTCAAAGCTAactgcagatgcaaagtttg AGAATGGAGACATCAAGGCCAGTGTAGCCGTGTTGACCTTCATCCTCTCCAGTGCAGCCAAACATGATGTGGACAGTGAATCTCTCTCCAGTGAGCTGCAGCAGTTAGGACTCCCTAAAG AACACACCACAGGACTGTGTAAATCCTATGAAGACAAGCACATTCTCCTGCAGGAGAAGCTAAGGGAGAGCAGTCTGAGAT TGGGTCGGTTGGATGTAGTGTCGTGGCGTGTTGACTACACCTTGAGTTCCAGTGAGCTTCAGGAGGTTAATGAGCCCACAGTGAAGCTCTGTCTCCAGACCCAAGGGGCAGAGACTGGACACACGGAGACCACCATCGTCTCTGTGTCTGCAGACAAGTTCAGAGTCCTGCTGACAG AACTAAAACAAGCACAGGCCATGATGAATGCACTACAATGA